A genomic window from Chlorobium phaeobacteroides DSM 266 includes:
- the tolQ gene encoding protein TolQ: MPDSRVGIFFMLSDAGPAVLAVLIVLLGFSVVSWAIIAFKFGYVNKSIKESREFLDCFFELSSVDKIFVESEKYRSSSLARVFRSAYIEYRALVERNGERHVEERVARAVKREVNAESKRLVYLVPFLATVGNTAPFIGLFGTVWGIMTSFQQIGLTQSASLASVAPGISEALVATAAGLVAAIPAVIAYNYFTQQIALIDRDLEDFSGEFVTACIRNIQKGSVS; encoded by the coding sequence ATGCCAGACTCAAGAGTCGGAATTTTTTTCATGCTTTCTGATGCCGGTCCGGCAGTGCTTGCCGTTCTCATTGTTTTGCTTGGTTTTTCAGTGGTATCGTGGGCTATCATTGCGTTCAAGTTCGGATATGTCAACAAGTCCATAAAAGAGTCCAGAGAGTTTCTCGATTGTTTTTTCGAGTTATCCAGTGTTGACAAGATTTTTGTTGAAAGTGAAAAGTACAGGAGCAGTTCGCTTGCAAGGGTTTTTCGTTCCGCTTATATCGAATATCGGGCACTGGTTGAACGTAATGGTGAGAGGCATGTTGAAGAGCGCGTTGCCCGTGCGGTGAAAAGGGAGGTAAATGCCGAGAGCAAAAGACTGGTTTATCTTGTTCCTTTTCTTGCAACGGTCGGCAATACCGCTCCGTTTATTGGACTGTTTGGCACAGTATGGGGCATTATGACCTCATTTCAGCAGATAGGACTGACACAGTCAGCCTCCCTTGCTTCAGTCGCACCGGGTATATCCGAAGCACTGGTAGCAACTGCTGCCGGACTTGTTGCAGCTATTCCTGCTGTTATAGCCTATAATTATTTCACTCAGCAGATCGCTCTCATCGATCGTGATCTTGAGGATTTTTCAGGTGAGTTTGTTACAGCATGTATCCGGAACATACAGAAAGGGTCTGTATCATGA
- a CDS encoding ExbD/TolR family protein, whose protein sequence is MHSGKGKLLSEINVTPFIDVMLVLLIIFMVTAPMMTHGVKVDTPETTHERMDMDPKAIIISIDSSERVFVNNYQLDVSEVRERLPVILDVKQTGEVYLKADKSLSYGLVMNVMAQIREAGIEKIGMVTDPAPLPAQRLK, encoded by the coding sequence ATGCATTCAGGAAAAGGAAAGCTCTTGAGCGAGATTAACGTTACTCCCTTTATTGACGTTATGCTTGTGCTCCTGATTATTTTTATGGTAACGGCGCCGATGATGACGCATGGCGTGAAAGTCGATACACCGGAAACTACCCATGAAAGAATGGACATGGATCCTAAAGCGATTATTATCAGTATTGACAGTTCTGAAAGAGTATTTGTCAATAACTATCAGCTTGATGTCTCTGAAGTGCGCGAACGACTCCCGGTGATTCTTGATGTCAAACAGACCGGCGAGGTCTATCTGAAGGCGGATAAATCACTGTCATACGGTCTGGTTATGAATGTCATGGCCCAGATCAGGGAAGCGGGAATAGAAAAAATCGGCATGGTGACCGATCCGGCCCCTCTGCCGGCGCAACGTTTGAAGTGA